AGAGACTTGGTAACATTCCACCCCTCCGGCCTTGAGAATCTGGGGCCTGCCACATCCAGTGCAGGGCAGAAGAGTCTTACTTGTTTCCTCTCCTTCTCAAAGCTTCCCCAACAAACACAAGTCCGCAGAGCCTTCACCTACCATGATGAGCTCCTCCCTGGGCAACAACCTCTCGGAGCTTGACCGTCTGTTACTAGAACTGAACGCTGTGCAGCACAACCCTTCAGGCTTCCCTGCAGGTGTGAGCGGGTCTCTGGACTACTCATGGGCCTTTGGGTTCCTAGAGGACTCAGGGATGAGCAACCATTTTGTTTCCTTATCTCCAAGATGAAGCCAACTCAAGCCCCCCACTACCTGGAGCCTTGAGCCCCCTTTATGGTGTCCCAGAGAGTAACAGTACCCTGGGAGGAAAAACTGGGCCCCTGATGAAAGAGAAGCCAAAGCGAAATGGAGGCCGGGGCCTGGAGGATGTGCGGCCCAGCGTGGAGAGCCTCTTGGATGAACTGGAGAGTTCTGTGCCTAGCCCTGTGTGAGTATCCATTAGGGTCTCCCCAGGCTGGGGAAGCTCTTGAAGTCTCACCCCGACTGTCTTCGGGCTGTGTGGTACCTGTCCATCAGCCCTGAAGTCACCTGCTCCCTACAGTGTCTGCTACTTGCCAGGTCCTGGGGATATGGCATGACCCGGCAAAGCCAGGGTTAGCACAGGTTTGCTGATGTGGCACAGGGTTTAGATCATGGCTGTGCCAGCTACAACAGTCTTACTCTCGCTCTATAAGTTGGAATAAGCCAAAGtagggcatggtgacacatggttataatcccagcatttgggaggtcgAGGTTTGGAGATCTCAGGTGCAAGACCAATCTGGGCTATataagtgagttccaagacagtctgaACTGCATGAGACCATAGCGCAAAAATACGACATAAACTATAAAATAGGTAAAGCAGACAGTAATAATGGAGATGACCCTACATAGTAAATAGAGTGAGACCAAATAGTATATAATAGTATATAatgttggggggggtgggggctggctCGTAGCTGTGGCAATCACAGCTATTAGGGAAGCCCCTAATAGCGTCAGGTCTTGtttattttgaggtagggtttcactCTATATCCCAGACtcttctgaaactcactatgtagtagccctcctgcctcagcttcccaagtgctgggttacagggatgagccaccatgtgtcaGTGTTTATTGATGTGTAATAATCTCGCATGTGTATAGTGTTGAGAGGCTTTGTAGTGGTGCCCCTGTCTTCCTGTAGGGGTACTGTGAaccacctaccttctctggtCACCTCACCTCAGCACTGTTTCTTAGCTAGTCACTCTTTCCCAGGGATGGGGATCCCTAAGGTGCTGCTGGGTTCTGGTGGCCTTCCCTGGAGTTGGAGGTGTCGTTGATCTGGAGCCCCCCCCGTGGAGCCTGGGGCTGACCCTTGGGCTCCTTACTGACTCCATGCCTGCCCCACAGCCCGGCTATCACTGTGAACCAAGGTGAGATGAGCAGCCCACAGCGAGTCACCTCCAGCCAGCAGCAGACACGCATCTCGGCCTCCTCTGCTACCAGGGAGCTGGACGAGCTCATGGCTTCACTGTCGGATTTTAAGGTGCCCTCtgattctctctgtcttccctgcTCCCATCCATTACCCTTCCTCAGTATGACTAGCAGCTCCTCGGGGCCCTGGAGGAGAGAGGCTAGGTAATATTCAAGACTGAGCTCCTTAGCAGCTTGTGAAGGCAGAGAAACCAGAGATGCCTTTAGCTGGAACATTCCTCCCTCTCCTGGTGATCCCAGCCACCAGGTCAAGGGGACCAGGAGCTGGAACACAGTGACAATGAGCCCTGTGTTGATAGCTGCTCTTGGTGGGGGAGGGTATGTCCTGCTGGGCCCCGTGGGACCAGGACCTCATGCCTGAGAGGTCACTTGTCCCAGAGCTGTATCTCCCACGCTATCTGTCCTCAGAGCACCCGCTTTCTTTCTGCTGTGGGGATGGGGTTTTCCAGCATTTCCAGCCAGCTTCCTTCTACCCTCactttcttctttaagggcctgAGTTCCCAGAGTCCTGTCTGTGGGAAACTTAACCTGCCAAGCACCTGGCCAGTCGGCATGAGGCGTCCCACCTTCCCCTCCCAGGCTCTCCAGGCCTGCCTGTCCACAACGTTTTCTTTAGAAGATGTGGTGCCTCAATAGGGATTAATACTGACTGAAATTTCTCATAGTTGCTGACTTCAGCTCCATGTGGGTCAGCCAGAGACCTTTGAGGCACAGCTTGGGGAATATGAGAAGGGAGCCAGGCTGTCTGTCCATTCTTGGCCTAGAAGGTGCCTCCTGCCTCCCTTCAGCTGGACTCATACTTGGAGCTCACACGGAGGTGGGAGATTGGGTGGAATTGGGGCTGGTAATAGCAATCACCTTGTTGCTGTGGTGATAAGCAGCCAGTCAGGATCCAGGCACTGATGGTGCTGGTACCTGTCCCTTAAGGCTGCAGTTGCTTTCTTAGACCTGTAGTCCAGTGCCACACGAGGAAAAGCTACACTGTGTCTTGGAGCCCTAGAGAAAGGACTTGAGGATATAGGAAAGCTGGGGTGGGCGGAGCACAGAGCTGGTGCCTGTGCCAGCTTCCCCTTGTTTGCACCTAGAACCAGCTCTGGAGCTCTCTTCCCATCATACAGCTTATTGCAAGTCCCCTTGGTGCTTACTGTGGGTGACTTTGTAAGCATGGCTTTGTGGATGTTTTCTGTTCCCTGGGTCTCCTAGAGTGCAAGGATGTGAGGCTCAGGCAAGCATTTCTGGGGTTAGACTCTTCCCAAAGACTCTTATGTCTATGCATTGCGGATGGTGGCTCTCTCAACTCTCAGgccatgcctgcctgttgcctcacctctctccatgtctctctctccctttccctttgtctttctccTCCAGACTAGCTCTTCTGCTGTGGTGCTGAGCTCCCAGGGGCTGCTGCCCAGCTCTACTCCATTCCTACCCATCAcccttcttcatcctcctcctcccactaAATTCTCCCATGGAGGCCACACCCCCATGGTCCTCAATAGGGAAGGAAATAGTCAGGTCCTTCTACCTTCTGGGGCTCCCAGGAGGCTTGATTTGGTCAGTCTCAAGGGGACATCTGGCACTCCGAACTCATGGTGTCCCTCTGGGGAGGGTTCTCAGCAGTCATTTGGTGCTAAGAGCCAGGCTCAAGTTAGGAATGACCTCACAGACTCCATGACTAAGCCCTTTCAGACTCCCCTCTGCCACACTCTGCACCCAGCTGTGAGCACAGGATCCCAGGGGCCGCTGGCCAGCTATGTGTGTTCGGAGGAGACGGTGGCTCCCGTTGAGAGATGGCCACAGGCTGTGCCAGGATCCAGGCCTGAGATTCCCCCCGGAGTGACTTACAGCATCCAGGAAGGGACCGAGCCAGCTGTCATGGCAGTGGATCGGCAGGCTGTCCTCCCAGACACCTGGAGTCTCACCAAGGAATGTGGCCAGCAGGAGCGAGCACAGTCAGAACCAGAAGGCCTAGAAAGCAGTTGCCCTGCCCCAGCTAATGAGGAGCAATTAGGTGGAAAGATTCCCTGGAGAGGAAGCCTGGGGGGACCAACCCAGGCACTTGAGAACCCAAGGAACCCAGAAGGTGCCACCAAAGCCACTCTGGAGGCCAGGAAGGAAGAGCCGGAGTTTCCTCATGCCGGGGTCATGGGCACACCCAACACCTCAGAGAGGATCTCCACCGCTGGCCAGGCAGGCAGCAGCTTGTGCAGCCACTAGGCTTGAGTGTGGGCCACTCCTTGCTAACCGCATGCAGCCCCTATAAATGTctgcctggcagaaagtgccaaGGATGGTGGCCCTGAGGATGTGTCGGGCAGTATTGTTACCTGGACCCTGCTGAGTGGTGGTGATGCTCCACCTTCTGCTTGCTCAAGACTGCCTTTAGAATTGCTGTCCCATTTTCAATGTGCAGAACAGTGAAAGCATGGATTTGGGAACCATACAGACCCACACACCACTCTGGCAATACCTGCTAGCCATGTGACCCTGGGGAACCACCCAGAGGCTCagctttctcttctttaaaatggGAGCAATAATAGCACACTTTCTCAGGTCACCCAGAGGATTAGATGTGATAATTCCTGAAAAGTAGATAAAACACCATACCTGGTTTTCCTTCCTTCACTCCTGGCTGTTggtcctgccttagccttctgagtgcttggattatagttgtgcgccatcatgcctggctcttatttttttcttgtatgattCGAACTTTACACCtctttccagcccccccccacacacacacactgcagatgAGTAAGTTACAAGGTCAACTGGGAAAAACACTGGTTAAAAGATGTAAAGAAAAAAGGAGCCTCCCTTTTTCTATTTAAGtcggaaggaaagaagggagggagggaaagggctGTCAAATAATTACTGTGATAACCCTATGAGGTAAGCCAACAAAATGCTGCTGTCCCATTTTAAGGATAGAGAGACGGAGGTCCCTGGAAGTTAAGTTAGTGTTCCAGGCTAGAGGCTGACTTGGAGGTGGATGCAGGGCCGCAGGAGTGTCTTCAGCTTGCTGTGCCCAGTCAGCCTTGTCTACTTCCTGCTTCCCCACCGCAGCTCTGCCCTCCTCACTCTGCTTTTGCCTCCCCTGTGACACCCTAATGTGAACTGAACACCATTAGACCTTGCCTGGAATGGGATGGTGACAGCTTTGCCCTCCACCCCCAGATCCGCTCTGTGATCAGGAGGAGCCGGGAGACAGGCCATGTCCATCCCATGTCCCGGGAACCCTCCCCTCGCCGCCGGCTGGACCCTGCCACCCTGAGCAGGACCCCATCCCAGGAGCAGCTCATTGCAGAGCTGCAGGGCCGGCTGGGCATCCAGCTGGAGTCAGAGGAGGTGGCGGGGGCCTCTGCACAGGACTGGCTGACTGAAGGCGTTGTCATCACTGTGCAGCCACGTGGGAGGCGGGCCGGGGGGCAGCTGGTAGAGAAGGTAGCCAGCAAATGCTGGGGCCAAGGCCTGGGAAGTGGGATCTGGAGGTTTCCTGGGCCCCAGTGCTGACTGAGAAAGAtttgggggtggtgggtggtTTCTGCATTCCATGGCCTAATGACAAGGCTGGCCACATGGCTCTGCCCTCTCCTGGCTACTGGAGTTCCTGCCTTCCGtatctctctgctttcttcttcccaggtcaTCTACCCTCCCGACTCTCCCATTCCCCTGAGAAGAACCCTCTCTGTTGTGGCTCCTTCTCCTCCTGACCCTTTACTCCAGCCTCACCCTGACCCCTTGGCCAGCAGCCCTCCTCTCCGGCCCAGCCTGCCCACTCCCTCGTGTCCAGGGCCCTTGGCTGGTGCATGTGCTTCTTCTGGGGTCCCGAGTGCAGGGGGGAAGCCCCAGGAGGAGGACGGGCACGGCCCTCCTGGTCTCATCCCTGTACCCCACACCATGAGGTCTGTGGGCTGCCAGACCAACGAGGACACGCTCTTCCACCCAATGcaggcaggcctcccagggtCCCCGTGTCTGCCCTACCTGAGCCCTGTGTCAGCCCTGACGCAGTAACTGAGTCCTTCCTTAGAACCTGACCCCGGCTCCTCCTGAGCCTGATGTCCAGGCTCCATCTCAGggaatcccacccccacccccagccccttcTCTGGGGCCCTTTCAGCAGAGGAAGCCCTCCCATACCGGAAACTCCCAACTTCTCTACCCTTGTTGCCTGGGCCTGCGGTTGTCAAGTTTCCTTCCCATTATCCTGCCCGATgcctactctctctctcctctcctccctgggcCTCTGTCTCAGGTTCTTTTGCTCTAGATATATTCTCTCtttatccccccacccccaccccacccccgcccatcTTTGGTACTGCCAGTAGTGAGAAACCCTCTTATCCTGTGATCCCTGTGTGAAACAATCCAGTGACGAGGCCTCTTTATCTTAGTTTCTAAACAGtgtcttctcctcctttctttcccatctAAGATGCACGGCCTGGAACAGAGAGTGGATGGAGAGCGGCAGTGGGCAGCCGGCTGGCCCCCCAGCAGCAGGCAGAGCAGCCCTGAAGGGCAGGACGAGGGAGGGGTCAGTGCTCGGGCTGGGGGCTGAGTTCTTACTTGGCATGTTTTCCCTGGGCTTGGTCGTACAGCTGGGTGCTAGAAGCCCTCCTTGACCCTAGGACTGCCTGCTGATATCACTCCCCTACCCCCAGAGGACACTGCCTTTTGCCTCAGTCAGCCCATCTGTTCAGGATGCAAAGCCTCATGGGTGTTATGCCGTGAGTTGCCCACCCCAGGCCCTGGAAATCTTATAGGCCTTCTCTGTGCCCACAGTTCATGGCCCAGGGGAAAACTGGGAGCAGCCCACCCCCTGGGGGACTCTCAAAGCCTGGGAGCCAGCTCGACAGCATGTTGGGAAGTCTGCAGTCTGACCTGAACAAGCTGGGAGTCGCCACGGTGGCCAAAGGGGTCTGTGGGGCCTGCAAGAAGCCCATCGCTGGGCAGGTAAGAAGCAGGGCACCTACTGGCACTGGGACCTTTGCTCCTGTCCTCACCGTGAGTCACTTTGTGTCTGTCTTCTCAGGTTGTGACTGCCATGGGGAAGACATGGCACCCCGAGCACTTTGTCTGCACCCACTGCCAGGAAGAGATCGGATCACGGAACTTCTTCGAGCGGGACGGACAGCCTTACTGTGAAAAGGACTACCACAGCCTCTTCTCCCCCCGCTGTTACTACTGTAACGGGCCCATCCTggatgtgagtgtgcacatgtgggtgGTAGGCTCTGGCCTCGGGGCTGTCAGTCTGGGCTCCAGCCATGGTCTCAGTTTCATCTCCACTGTAACCCTCAGTCTTCTGTTCCGAGAAGTGTCAGCCCCAAGGCtcacacagacaggaagtgataggTCCCTGCTGAGTCCTAGCAGCCTTGGTGCTCTAGCTCCCACCCACCTCCCAGTCCTCGAGTTCAGCTGCAGAGGATTAGGAGCCCCATAGATAGTGGGCTGGGTGCCAGCTGTCTCACTTTCCACAATGTGTAAATGTGTAATGTTAGGGAGAGGCCCTGGAGCAGGGGTCACAATAAAAAGCATGGACTTGGAGCCCACGAGGtttgaagaagtgtgtgtgtgtgtgtgtgtgtgtgtgtgtgtgtgtgtgttatacttCAGCAGCTCTAAATACTTAGCATTTACAGTTCCCTGGCTGTGAGCAGGGctgaggttgggagggagaaccTTACCCATGATCCCTTTTTCTGCTTTCACAGAAAGTAGTGACAGCACTTGACCGGACATGGCACCCGGAACACTTCTTCTGTGCTCAGTGCGGAGCCTTCTTCGGTCCAGAAGGTATGGCTATGCTGGAAGGCATGCCTGTCACTCTCTGGGATGTCCCAGAGGGTGGTGGGCTGAGCTGACAATCAATGGTGGAATCAGGGTGGCTCCATGTCTAGAGGCCCCAAATCTACCTCTACACCCCCTGACCCTCAGGGTTCCATGAGAAGGACGGCAAAGCCTACTGTCGGAAGGATTACTTCGACATGTTTGCGCCCAAGTGTGGCGGCTGTGCCCGCGCCATCCTGGAGAACTACATTTCAGCCCTCAACACACTCTGGCACCCAGAATGCTTTGTGTGCAGGGTAAGGCAGGTCTGGGAGCAGGTCTCGGGAGAAGGTGGGGCTCTCAGGGAGTGAgtaggggtggggggtgaggtggAGTGTATTGTGTGTGCTTCTTCAAGACAACGAGCAAGTTAGAGGTGCCCAGTGCGCTAGAGCTGTGGAGGCCGCGGGACTGGGGCTCAATAGAAGTGGACAGGGAGCCCCAAAGCTATGACTGGGCCCCAGCAAGGGCTGGTGGACAAGTAACCCCAGGAAACTCTTGGCTGCTGCCTGTGCCTGTCATACCTGTGCGTGCACACTAATCTCCAAATGGAAATCCAGGATGCAGAATTTCAGCTCAGGcttccttcccatcccttctcccgCCCTGCCTGGTCCCATTTCTGGCAACAGCTTTCCAGCCATCTGCTTGAATCCAGAACGCTCAGCTCTGTTTGAATGCAGGCTGCACAGTTTAGTTGTGACCTTGATTAGGTCACCTCACTTAcatcccttttcctcctccagggGAAAATTAAGTATTTAGCCTAACTCATAGGAAATGATAAGTAGACAGGGGCCACCACAGAGGTGATGGTCCTCTGAGCCCTGCCCAGGACAGCTCTTGAGCCTTTTCCCTCTTCTGCCTGGCAGGAATGCTTCACGCCTTTCGTCAATGGTAGCTTCTTTGAGCACGATGGGCAGCCATACTGTGAGGTCCACTACCACGAGCGGCGAGGCTCCCTGTGCTCTGGTTGCCAGAAGCCCATTACTGGCCGCTGCATCACCGCCATGGCCAAGAAGTTCCACCCGGAGCACTTTGTCTGTGCCTTTTGCCTCAAGCAGCTCAACAAGGGCACCTTCAAGGAGCAGAATGACAAGCCCTACTGCCAGAGCTGCTTCCTGAAGCTCTTCTGCTAGGTCCCTCCCAtcacccacccctccccagccaGCACCACCTACTGCTACTGTGACCCAAGGACCTCGCCCAGGGGTGAAGGGCCGATCcgacagaaactggaagcttgTCCGTGGCAGGAGCAGGACAGGACTGTGGAGGTCCTGCGTGATCCTCACCCCACAGAGTTTCAGGggcctccttccccttcttcagcTCTCCTGGGCTCTGTGCACTTCTTCCTCCCCGGTGGTGGAGTCTGGGGCCCAGTAGTCCCTAAGTGTGTCCTCATGAGCCAGCACCCCACCCACCCTAGAGCTTCTCACTGTCACCGTTCAGTGTGGAGTCAGAGTGGGAGGGCAGCGAGGGTCAGCCAGGGGCTCTTTTTATCCTTATTTCTCTCACCCTAATTACCCTGAGTGTACTGGGGACTCCGGGCCCCCTCTAGACAATGCCAGCATAAACTCACCCACAGGCCACCTAAGGCACTTTGGGTTCCACTGTCCAGTCTCCCAGGATCTGGGTGACTGCCCCGGGTTCACCGAGAGAGGCTTCTCCAGCAATAATGTTTTATGTAGCCACATCTCCATCTCTGGGGATGGCGTGAGGTGGGGATGGCCACCCGTGCCTCAACACTGTATCAATTTTGATAGATTTCTACACTGAGGTTCGACTTCGTATTGCTCAAGTTGCTTTTACTTCTCTCTACAAGATGATTTTGAAGAGATTTGAAGAACGTCCCCTTTTGTATTCTTGACTTTGTTCACCGTCACTGGTCCTGCCAGTGGCCTCGGCTTTGGTATGGACTTTGCTTTGTACTGAGGGATTGGGATGGGTAaacaatttgtattttattttgtttcttagcaCAAGCCAGTTGAGACCCTGTTCTGTAACTTCACAGCTCCCCAGGACTGTTTTAAACTGCTGTATTTCCAAACTTCCCTTATTGCCCAGGCCAACAGGCTCTTCATTAAGAACTGGTCTGAGGGTCTCCAGCCCTTTTGGACCTGGAATTTTGAACCTCCTGTGTCCTGTTCCCaagggaggcaaaggggaaagtaTATATTTGGGGTCTGCTTCCTGCCTGAGCAAGCCATCAGGAGCCAGTCTCTGCTCCTCATGAACTTTCTGGCAACAAGGAGAGCCCATTGGACACTTACTTAGCCACCTCGTTGCTTCTCCGTGCTCCTTCCGCCTTCTCAGGAAAGCTGGGGTCTGATTTTGACCAGGAAGAACCATAAGGGTCTCTGGACTCGGTCCTACTGGGTGTATCACTTCCTCAAACTTCCTGGTGATTGGAGCAAAGTTTGCTGCCTCTCACAGATGGGATTCATGCTTGTGGGGGGATGGGGGTCCTGGGAAGAATGCCCTAAGTTGGTGAAGAGAGCCTGGTAGGATTTGGAATAGAGGGACAAGATCCTGTTAGAGCTATGGAAGGCTCCATAGCTCCCATTCCAAAGGATGGAGTGGGAGCAGCCAGCCCTGGAACAGGCACGCACACCAGAAGGGTCCAGAGGCAGGGGACCCAGACATTACATCACCTTCCTAGTAGAGGCCCCCTGTGATGGGATCCCAGACAAGAATCCTTGGTCAGGGCTAAGCTAGCAGCCCTGGTCCCGGAAGGTGAGCTTGGCGCTCCAGAGGTCTGACACAGCACTGCCACTCACAGGCCTTTACTGCTCTGTTTACAGTGACCCGTTCCAGGCCCCTCTCCAAGAAGAGACTGGGGTATCTGGAAGGCCATTCTCTGGGTCAATGGATGTGTGATCATTTGACTTTTTACCTATAAACTCCTAACCTGGCTTTTTCCATTTCAATTCCTGTGATTTATGCCAATAAAGTTTGCCATTATTTTCACTTGTGCTGATGCTGTCTCTTGGACATTTGACCTAGTTGCCACAGCGGAGAAACTGAAATCTCTCTAGACCCAGAAGAGTCACAGAAAGAAGGCAGATCATTGACTTTCCCTTCCTGGAGGTTGCAAAAGCCAGAGAATGGGATCCTGGGAGCTTGCCTGTGCCCTGGGTTCTCCTGGCTCCAGCATGAGCTTTCCTGGACTAGGGGGCATTTACTGGGCCAACAGAGGCGGGTCCTGTTCTGGGGCTGTCAAGTGGATGCACTGAGGGTGTCTCCCATTGGCCTGTGGGTGGCCTTCCAGCTACtgatgaaggagaaaggaaatgacCAGGCCCCGGGACAACACCTTGGTTGATTCTCTATGGAATGCCACAGACTTCCTGCTGCTGGTCAGCCTCTACTGCCTCCTTGTGGTCATGTTCATACATGCTTGATTTCTCTTGTCAGATCTCTGGGCCCCCAAACTGGATGGTTTCATTTGTGAtaagctgcctctgcctccccagtgctgggattaaaggtgggtgccaccaaaGCCCGACTAGATCAGTTTCTAGGCAGTAGAGTAAATACTATTCCGAATGTTGACTCTATCGTTGTGAGCTTGGAAGTAGCCGTTGTGAGTTGCTGTGCTTACTGTGACCTTCAACACCCACTCAGAGATAAAGACTTGGCCTATTTTTCCTACCCTTGCTAGATACTTCCTTACAGAAATGTGATTGGCCTTCTCAGTAATGCGTTACGGATACTTTCCCATGCCGCTGGATATAGATTTGCAGCATTTCTAATGGCTCCATGGCACAATGTTTATTGATATACCACAGTTAGAGACAGTATTTATATTGTCAGGGCCAGCATGTCCTTGGAAATGTCATTTGTATACACCTGGAAAGATGCATTTAGAGAAGAACAGATGTAGGGTTTGGTTGCCTGTAGCACAGTGAGGCCCATGAGCTTTGAACCTGTTCCTAGGTCCTACTTCTGCAATACCAGACAGTTTAACCTTTGGGACTTTTCTCATTAAGATACTACACCTCAGGGTTGAGGGGGACAGTAACATCAGGACCATGCACAAGTACTTAGCACAGTGCTGAGTTTGCAAAAACTGTCATTAAAGAGCGACCTCAGCAGTCAGTgatgccagtggttctcaaactgggCTGCTCTTCAAAACTACAAGTatactgcttgcctagcatgaacaaggccctgggttcagtacAGCCCCCCCCCACACGTTTATTTATATCTCCATAGATATTTATTCATGGGTctggagagctgactcagcagtt
This genomic stretch from Cricetulus griseus strain 17A/GY chromosome 4, alternate assembly CriGri-PICRH-1.0, whole genome shotgun sequence harbors:
- the Pxn gene encoding paxillin isoform X2 — translated: MWKLQVSSPIEAADALLADLESTTSHISKRPVFLSEEPPYSYPTGNHTYQETAVPPPVPPPPSSEALNGTILDPLDQWQPSGSRYTHQQPPSPSPVYSSSAKTSGASNPQDSALCSRAGEEEHVYSFPNKHKSAEPSPTMMSSSLGNNLSELDRLLLELNAVQHNPSGFPADEANSSPPLPGALSPLYGVPESNSTLGGKTGPLMKEKPKRNGGRGLEDVRPSVESLLDELESSVPSPVPAITVNQGEMSSPQRVTSSQQQTRISASSATRELDELMASLSDFKFMAQGKTGSSPPPGGLSKPGSQLDSMLGSLQSDLNKLGVATVAKGVCGACKKPIAGQVVTAMGKTWHPEHFVCTHCQEEIGSRNFFERDGQPYCEKDYHSLFSPRCYYCNGPILDKVVTALDRTWHPEHFFCAQCGAFFGPEGFHEKDGKAYCRKDYFDMFAPKCGGCARAILENYISALNTLWHPECFVCRECFTPFVNGSFFEHDGQPYCEVHYHERRGSLCSGCQKPITGRCITAMAKKFHPEHFVCAFCLKQLNKGTFKEQNDKPYCQSCFLKLFC
- the Pxn gene encoding paxillin isoform X3, with the translated sequence MDDLDALLADLESTTSHISKRPVFLSEEPPYSYPTGNHTYQETAVPPPVPPPPSSEALNGTILDPLDQWQPSGSRYTHQQPPSPSPVYSSSAKTSGASNPQDSALCSRAGEEEHVYSFPNKHKSAEPSPTMMSSSLGNNLSELDRLLLELNAVQHNPSGFPADEANSSPPLPGALSPLYGVPESNSTLGGKTGPLMKEKPKRNGGRGLEDVRPSVESLLDELESSVPSPVPAITVNQGEMSSPQRVTSSQQQTRISASSATRELDELMASLSDFKMHGLEQRVDGERQWAAGWPPSSRQSSPEGQDEGGFMAQGKTGSSPPPGGLSKPGSQLDSMLGSLQSDLNKLGVATVAKGVCGACKKPIAGQVVTAMGKTWHPEHFVCTHCQEEIGSRNFFERDGQPYCEKDYHSLFSPRCYYCNGPILDKVVTALDRTWHPEHFFCAQCGAFFGPEGFHEKDGKAYCRKDYFDMFAPKCGGCARAILENYISALNTLWHPECFVCRECFTPFVNGSFFEHDGQPYCEVHYHERRGSLCSGCQKPITGRCITAMAKKFHPEHFVCAFCLKQLNKGTFKEQNDKPYCQSCFLKLFC
- the Pxn gene encoding paxillin isoform X1, giving the protein MWKLQVSSPIEAADALLADLESTTSHISKRPVFLSEEPPYSYPTGNHTYQETAVPPPVPPPPSSEALNGTILDPLDQWQPSGSRYTHQQPPSPSPVYSSSAKTSGASNPQDSALCSRAGEEEHVYSFPNKHKSAEPSPTMMSSSLGNNLSELDRLLLELNAVQHNPSGFPADEANSSPPLPGALSPLYGVPESNSTLGGKTGPLMKEKPKRNGGRGLEDVRPSVESLLDELESSVPSPVPAITVNQGEMSSPQRVTSSQQQTRISASSATRELDELMASLSDFKMHGLEQRVDGERQWAAGWPPSSRQSSPEGQDEGGFMAQGKTGSSPPPGGLSKPGSQLDSMLGSLQSDLNKLGVATVAKGVCGACKKPIAGQVVTAMGKTWHPEHFVCTHCQEEIGSRNFFERDGQPYCEKDYHSLFSPRCYYCNGPILDKVVTALDRTWHPEHFFCAQCGAFFGPEGFHEKDGKAYCRKDYFDMFAPKCGGCARAILENYISALNTLWHPECFVCRECFTPFVNGSFFEHDGQPYCEVHYHERRGSLCSGCQKPITGRCITAMAKKFHPEHFVCAFCLKQLNKGTFKEQNDKPYCQSCFLKLFC